A stretch of the Bacteroidota bacterium genome encodes the following:
- the recN gene encoding DNA repair protein RecN has protein sequence MLTSLYIKDYALIKEVTIEFGPGLNIITGETGAGKSIMLDALGLVLGGRAYVESVRTGSQKAFVEGVFRPGKNSADRIEQILTENEIEPSTEIIIRREVSLKGSSRAFVNDTPVSINTLKEIGDCLVDLHGQHEHQAILHPDNHIGYLDSFAKTSSLRDTFSAEALKLQKLLSEQREIETKKEELKEKREFYAFRLREIDSVSPQPGEDVDLEKELNILENAEKILTLTSSAFAKLYEGEPSSYDLVFSARKEVESLGRIDASFAELVPDLEQALAAIQGSAEMIRDYMKNIDLDPSRLEACRERLVAINRLKKKFGGSLEEVIETREKLLQEIDLADNFSDHLAGVNRLIAEQREVCGNIAKELSEKRALATGALSEGIVAKLSELGIKSGNFVVNIAHEEPGPKDGSFIVNDGKAVKFDENGIDKVEFYISTNAGEHPKPLVKVASGGEVSRVMLSLKSVLAGMDRIPVLVFDEIDTGISGRIAQKVGIALKSLSQFHQIIAITHLPQIAAYSDIHFSVQKFEQNGSTSTQINKLSPEDKINEIAKLISGSEVTSASIKSAKELIEGEGLFG, from the coding sequence ATGCTCACCTCACTCTACATCAAAGATTACGCTCTCATAAAAGAAGTCACGATAGAATTCGGTCCCGGTCTCAATATCATTACGGGTGAGACAGGTGCCGGTAAATCGATTATGCTTGATGCACTCGGCCTGGTTCTTGGAGGCAGAGCGTATGTCGAATCAGTGAGGACGGGATCGCAAAAAGCTTTCGTTGAAGGGGTTTTCAGACCCGGCAAAAATTCTGCAGACCGTATTGAACAGATCCTGACTGAAAATGAAATTGAACCCTCGACCGAAATAATTATCAGACGGGAAGTCTCGCTGAAAGGAAGCAGTCGCGCTTTTGTCAATGATACTCCAGTAAGCATCAACACTCTGAAAGAGATTGGCGATTGCCTTGTGGATCTTCACGGTCAGCACGAACATCAGGCGATACTTCACCCCGACAATCACATCGGATATCTCGACAGCTTTGCAAAGACTTCTTCACTTCGGGATACATTTTCTGCCGAAGCCCTCAAACTCCAAAAACTTCTTTCCGAACAGAGGGAAATAGAAACCAAAAAAGAAGAGTTGAAAGAGAAAAGGGAGTTTTATGCATTTCGTCTTCGGGAAATTGATTCTGTTTCACCTCAACCGGGCGAAGATGTCGATCTCGAAAAAGAGCTCAATATTTTAGAGAACGCCGAGAAGATTTTAACCCTCACATCCTCAGCTTTTGCTAAATTGTATGAAGGTGAACCGTCTTCCTATGATCTGGTTTTTTCCGCCAGGAAGGAGGTGGAGTCATTGGGCAGGATTGATGCTTCTTTCGCGGAACTTGTTCCTGATCTCGAGCAGGCACTTGCTGCCATTCAGGGGAGTGCCGAAATGATTCGGGATTATATGAAAAACATCGATCTCGATCCCTCCAGACTTGAGGCATGCCGGGAGAGACTCGTTGCCATAAACCGGCTGAAGAAAAAATTTGGCGGCAGTCTGGAAGAAGTCATCGAAACCCGTGAAAAGCTACTCCAGGAGATTGATCTTGCTGACAATTTTTCAGATCATCTTGCCGGTGTTAACAGACTGATCGCTGAACAGAGAGAGGTCTGTGGAAATATTGCAAAAGAACTTTCGGAGAAAAGAGCTTTGGCAACAGGGGCACTTTCTGAAGGGATAGTTGCCAAACTTTCAGAACTCGGAATAAAGAGTGGCAATTTCGTTGTAAATATAGCACATGAAGAGCCGGGTCCAAAAGATGGAAGTTTTATTGTGAACGACGGTAAGGCAGTAAAATTCGATGAAAACGGAATTGACAAAGTGGAATTTTATATCTCCACAAACGCAGGGGAACACCCGAAGCCGCTGGTAAAAGTTGCTTCGGGGGGTGAAGTTTCCAGGGTCATGCTTTCCCTTAAATCGGTTCTTGCCGGAATGGATCGGATACCCGTGCTCGTTTTCGATGAAATTGATACGGGAATCAGTGGACGCATTGCCCAAAAAGTTGGTATTGCACTTAAATCGCTTTCGCAGTTTCATCAAATTATTGCCATCACACACCTGCCACAGATCGCCGCATACTCTGACATCCATTTCTCGGTTCAGAAATTCGAACAGAATGGCTCCACTTCCACGCAGATTAACAAACTATCACCTGAAGATAAAATTAATGAGATCGCCAAACTGATCAGCGGGTCCGAGGTGACAAGTGCATCCATAAAAAGTGCGAAAGAGCTTATCGAAGGCGAAGGACTTTTTGGTTAG
- a CDS encoding DUF1232 domain-containing protein, which yields MEETKDKTVDHLGEEHLDFHDVPMDGGLKDNGNGEGDFDFDYIESEEEYEKQAQYVDANIWQKLEESGTKISFVRDIIALYNYMLDSRVSWYRKAIVVVGLIYFITPIDAIPDLVPLFGYMDDLGVIGSILKYLGHELSSYYDS from the coding sequence ATGGAAGAAACAAAAGACAAAACCGTGGATCACTTGGGCGAAGAGCACCTCGACTTTCATGATGTCCCCATGGACGGGGGGCTGAAGGATAACGGGAACGGTGAGGGAGATTTTGATTTCGATTATATCGAGAGCGAAGAGGAATACGAGAAGCAGGCTCAGTATGTCGATGCCAATATCTGGCAGAAGCTTGAAGAATCCGGAACCAAAATATCCTTTGTTCGTGATATTATTGCTCTCTACAACTACATGCTTGATTCCCGTGTCTCATGGTACAGGAAAGCTATCGTTGTGGTAGGGCTGATCTATTTTATTACTCCAATTGATGCCATTCCCGATCTGGTTCCCCTTTTCGGATACATGGATGATCTTGGGGTAATCGGATCTATCCTCAAATATTTGGGACATGAACTGTCATCCTACTACGACAGTTAA
- a CDS encoding S9 family peptidase — MPQQKRLITIDDLWSMERINKITVSPDGSKIFYASSVYSMELNKGNSNISTINSDGSGRKGIKTSEKNEGSPVFVPALNKLAYLFDDQIYLCNTDGTGEEALTSYYTGVNSFKFSDDGKYILFTSSVYPSCGLGNECNETRDKKEEESKVKASVFTELYYRDFNRWRGDKRSLLYLFDIASKKAYDLTPDAGYDVPPVALGSENDFNFSPDGKEAVFTANKDKFLATSTNNDIWTVNLTEVLKGGTPKHVKISKSEGNDCEPVYSPDGKYIAFTSMERKGFEADKKRIIIFDRAKGSLTDISAKFDLTAENLIWSPDSKTIYFIAPFEVYNQIYSVDVATQKLTTIIKGSNITDVNLAANGTKFFFRKQASTMPHEIYSANVDGSGMMRISYVNQQVLNQLDMNDIETFTTKGAGGTSVQSILVKPAGFDPSKKYPLVFLIHGGPQGHWNDDFHYRWNLQMFAAGGYVVIAPNPRGSIGYGQKFTDEISKDWGGKVYTDLMNVYDYAIKNFKYLDKNNTFAAGASYGGYMINWIAGHTDRFKALVSHAGVFNLESMFGTTEQLWFPEWEFGGTPWEKRKEYEKWSPHRFIHNCKTPVLVVHGAKDFRVPEEQAFQLFTSLQRLGIESKFLYYPDETHFVAKPQNSRLWWLTVYDWFEKHYTPEKKK, encoded by the coding sequence ACAGCAGAAAAGGTTAATTACCATCGATGATCTTTGGTCGATGGAGAGAATAAACAAAATAACTGTTTCACCCGATGGAAGCAAAATATTCTATGCCTCATCTGTTTACAGCATGGAACTAAACAAGGGAAACAGCAACATCAGCACTATTAATTCAGACGGTTCCGGTAGAAAAGGGATTAAAACAAGCGAAAAAAATGAAGGTTCGCCAGTTTTTGTACCTGCTTTGAATAAACTCGCCTACTTGTTCGATGATCAGATTTATCTCTGCAATACAGACGGAACGGGGGAAGAGGCTCTGACAAGCTATTACACTGGAGTGAATTCCTTTAAGTTTTCTGATGACGGAAAATATATACTCTTCACTTCCTCGGTTTATCCTTCATGCGGACTGGGAAACGAGTGCAATGAGACCCGGGACAAAAAAGAAGAAGAGAGCAAAGTAAAAGCTTCTGTGTTTACCGAACTGTATTATCGTGACTTCAACAGGTGGAGAGGTGACAAGAGAAGTCTTCTTTATTTGTTTGATATCGCCTCGAAAAAAGCGTATGATCTTACACCCGATGCCGGTTATGATGTGCCACCGGTTGCTCTCGGCTCGGAGAATGATTTTAATTTCTCACCTGACGGCAAAGAAGCTGTTTTCACTGCCAACAAGGATAAATTCCTTGCGACAAGCACCAACAATGACATTTGGACAGTCAATCTCACAGAAGTGTTGAAGGGTGGAACTCCAAAGCATGTGAAGATTTCCAAAAGCGAAGGAAATGATTGTGAGCCTGTTTACTCGCCCGATGGAAAATACATTGCCTTTACATCGATGGAGAGAAAAGGATTTGAAGCTGATAAAAAACGAATCATAATTTTCGACAGAGCAAAAGGGAGTTTGACAGATATCTCTGCCAAATTTGATCTGACAGCAGAAAATCTGATCTGGTCACCCGACAGTAAAACAATCTATTTCATCGCTCCTTTCGAAGTTTACAATCAGATTTACAGTGTAGATGTTGCAACACAAAAGCTAACAACAATCATTAAGGGAAGTAACATAACCGACGTTAATCTGGCGGCAAACGGCACGAAATTCTTTTTCAGAAAACAGGCTTCCACGATGCCACATGAAATCTATTCCGCCAATGTGGATGGAAGCGGAATGATGAGAATTTCGTATGTGAATCAGCAGGTTTTGAATCAACTCGACATGAATGATATCGAAACTTTCACGACAAAAGGTGCGGGTGGTACTTCGGTTCAGTCGATCCTGGTGAAACCTGCGGGTTTTGATCCTTCAAAGAAATACCCTCTCGTATTCCTGATCCACGGTGGTCCACAGGGGCACTGGAATGATGATTTCCACTATCGCTGGAACCTTCAGATGTTTGCAGCAGGCGGATATGTTGTCATTGCCCCCAACCCGAGAGGAAGTATCGGCTACGGACAAAAATTCACTGATGAGATTTCGAAGGACTGGGGAGGGAAAGTCTACACCGACCTGATGAATGTCTATGATTACGCAATTAAAAATTTTAAGTACCTCGACAAGAACAATACTTTTGCTGCCGGAGCATCTTACGGTGGTTATATGATAAACTGGATTGCGGGCCATACCGACAGATTTAAAGCACTTGTTTCGCATGCCGGAGTTTTCAATCTCGAGAGCATGTTCGGAACGACCGAGCAGTTATGGTTCCCTGAATGGGAGTTCGGTGGCACACCGTGGGAGAAGAGAAAAGAGTATGAAAAATGGTCACCCCATCGTTTCATACACAACTGCAAGACTCCCGTGCTCGTAGTACACGGTGCAAAAGACTTCAGAGTGCCCGAAGAACAGGCTTTTCAGTTATTTACTTCACTTCAACGCTTGGGAATTGAAAGTAAATTTTTATATTACCCCGACGAAACTCATTTTGTTGCAAAACCACAAAACTCAAGACTCTGGTGGCTGACTGTTTACGACTGGTTCGAAAAACATTACACACCGGAAAAGAAAAAATAG